In one window of Bradyrhizobium sp. AZCC 1721 DNA:
- a CDS encoding response regulator transcription factor — protein sequence MRLLVVEDDPDLNRQLTTALTDAGYVVDRAFDGEEGHYLGDSEPYDAVVLDIGLPKMDGISVLEAWRRNGRAMPVLILTARDRWSDKVQGFDAGADDYVAKPFHLEEVLARIRALLRRSTGHAQSELTCGPVSLDTRTGRVSVSGNPVKMTSHEYRLLAYLMHHTGRVVSRTELVEHLYDQDFDRDSNTIEVFVGRIRKKLDVDIIQTVRGLGYLLTPPSPGA from the coding sequence TTGCGCCTGCTTGTTGTTGAGGACGATCCGGATCTCAACCGTCAGCTTACGACGGCTTTGACGGATGCCGGTTATGTGGTTGATCGCGCGTTCGACGGCGAGGAGGGGCACTATCTGGGCGACAGCGAGCCCTATGACGCCGTCGTGCTCGACATCGGGTTGCCGAAGATGGATGGCATCTCGGTCCTGGAGGCGTGGCGCCGCAACGGCCGCGCCATGCCAGTCCTGATCCTCACCGCGCGCGATCGCTGGAGCGACAAGGTGCAGGGTTTTGATGCTGGCGCCGACGACTATGTCGCAAAGCCGTTTCACCTTGAAGAAGTGCTGGCGCGCATTCGCGCGCTGCTGCGCCGCTCCACCGGCCATGCCCAGTCGGAACTGACCTGCGGCCCGGTCTCGCTGGATACCCGCACCGGGCGGGTCAGCGTCTCGGGCAATCCGGTCAAGATGACCTCGCACGAATACCGGCTGCTGGCCTATCTGATGCATCACACCGGGCGCGTGGTGTCGCGCACCGAACTGGTCGAGCATCTCTACGACCAGGACTTCGACCGCGACTCCAACACCATCGAGGTGTTCGTCGGCCGCATCCGCAAGAAGCTCGACGTCGACATCATCCAGACCGTGCGGGGGCTCGGCTATCTCTTGACGCCGCCGTCGCCTGGCGCCTGA
- a CDS encoding ATP-binding protein, with product MRGSSLATRLFLSATAWVVVILVITGVILSSVYRNATERAFDRRLNLYLRTLIAEVATPDEPPEQQFQSLGEPLFELPLSGWYWQIVRTDEKAETKASRSLWDKKLPKLEDIGAELTPAGIRLGYVDGPEGQDLRVVERPVDLGADGKFLVSVAGDASEIFDEIRAFDYYLGGTFAALGIVLLLTTIFQVRFGLAPLKRISESIADIRSGRAERLEGQFPVEIAPLARETNALIDANREIVERARTHVGNLAHAIKTPLSVIVNEASAHTVDPFANKVLEQAFVMRDQVAHHLERARIAARVTIVGTVTEVAPAIEALRRTMEKIHRDRGVTIAVKADPQAKFRGERQDLEEMAGNLVDNACKWAASQVFIEVRAELPVVSGTGPRLRIIVDDDGRGLSAAERAQVSRRGQRLDESKPGSGLGLSIVIDLAGLYGGSLVLGDAPIGGLRAELVLPGI from the coding sequence ATGCGCGGAAGTTCGCTCGCCACGCGGTTGTTCCTGTCGGCGACCGCGTGGGTGGTCGTGATCCTGGTCATCACCGGCGTGATCCTGTCGTCGGTCTACCGGAACGCGACCGAGCGCGCCTTCGATCGCCGCCTCAACCTCTACCTCCGCACCCTGATCGCCGAAGTCGCAACGCCGGACGAGCCGCCTGAGCAACAGTTCCAGTCGCTCGGCGAACCGCTGTTCGAACTGCCCTTGTCCGGCTGGTACTGGCAGATCGTCCGGACCGACGAGAAGGCCGAAACAAAGGCCTCGCGTTCGCTGTGGGACAAGAAGCTGCCGAAGCTCGAGGATATCGGTGCGGAGTTGACCCCGGCCGGGATCCGTCTCGGCTACGTCGACGGTCCGGAGGGCCAGGATCTGAGGGTGGTCGAACGGCCGGTCGACCTCGGCGCCGACGGCAAGTTTCTGGTCAGCGTGGCTGGCGACGCATCCGAGATTTTCGACGAAATCCGCGCCTTCGATTATTACCTCGGCGGCACTTTTGCAGCGCTCGGCATCGTGCTGCTCCTGACCACGATCTTCCAGGTCCGCTTCGGGTTGGCCCCGCTCAAGCGCATTTCGGAATCGATCGCCGACATCCGCTCCGGACGCGCCGAACGGCTTGAGGGCCAATTTCCGGTCGAGATCGCGCCGCTGGCGCGCGAGACCAACGCCCTGATCGACGCCAACCGCGAGATCGTCGAACGCGCCCGCACCCATGTCGGCAACCTTGCCCATGCCATCAAGACGCCGCTGTCCGTGATCGTCAACGAGGCCTCCGCCCACACGGTGGATCCCTTTGCGAACAAGGTTTTGGAGCAGGCTTTTGTGATGCGGGATCAGGTCGCGCATCACCTCGAGCGCGCACGCATCGCCGCGCGCGTCACCATCGTCGGCACTGTCACCGAGGTCGCGCCCGCCATCGAGGCGCTGCGGCGGACCATGGAAAAGATCCACCGGGATCGTGGTGTCACGATCGCGGTCAAGGCGGACCCGCAGGCAAAGTTCCGCGGCGAGCGCCAGGATCTTGAGGAGATGGCCGGCAATCTGGTCGACAATGCCTGCAAATGGGCGGCCTCGCAGGTATTCATCGAGGTGCGCGCGGAATTGCCGGTCGTATCAGGCACCGGGCCACGGCTGCGGATCATCGTCGATGACGATGGCCGTGGATTGTCCGCTGCCGAGCGCGCGCAGGTGTCCCGGCGCGGCCAGCGCCTGGACGAATCCAAGCCGGGCTCCGGGCTCGGGCTTTCGATCGTGATCGATCTCGCCGGCCTCTATGGCGGTAGCCTCGTCCTGGGCGACGCCCCGATCGGCGGGCTGCGGGCAGAGCTGGTGTTGCCGGGGATATGA